One segment of Onychomys torridus chromosome 3, mOncTor1.1, whole genome shotgun sequence DNA contains the following:
- the LOC118579927 gene encoding cellular nucleic acid-binding protein isoform X2, translating into MSSNECFKCGRSGHWARECPTGGGRGRGMRSRGRGGFTSDRGFQFVSSSLPDICYRCGESGHLAKDCDLQEDACYNCGRGGHIAKDCKEPKREREQCCYNCGKPGHLARDCDHADEQKCYSCGEFGHIQKDCTKVKCYRCGETGHVAINCSKTSEVNCYRCGESGHLARECTIEATA; encoded by the exons ATGAGCAGCAACGAATGCTTCAAGTGTGGACGATCTGGCCACTGGGCCAGGGAATGCCCTACTGGTGGAGGTCGGGGTCGTGGAATGAGAAGCCGAGGCAGAGGTGGTTTTACCTCGGATAGAG GGTTCCAGTTTGTTTCCTCATCTCTTCCTGATATCTGTTACCGCTGTGGTGAGTCTGGTCATCTTGCCAAGGATTGTGATCTTCAGGAGGATG CCTGCTATAACTGCGGTAGAGGTGGCCACATTGCCAAGGACTGCAAGGAGCCCAAGAGAGAGCGAGAGCAGTGCTGCTACAACTGTGGCAAGCCAGGCCATCTGGCTCGTGACTGTGACCACGCGGATGAGCAGAAGTGCTATTCTTGTGGTGAATTTGGACATATTCAAAAAGACTGCACCAAGGTGAAGTGCTATAG gtGTGGTGAAACTGGTCATGTAGCCATCAATTGCAGCAAGACAAGTGAAGTCAACTGTTACCGCTGTGGCGAGTCAGGGCATCTTGCACGGGAATGCACAATTGAGGCTACAGcctaa
- the LOC118579927 gene encoding cellular nucleic acid-binding protein isoform X1, with amino-acid sequence MSSNECFKCGRSGHWARECPTGGGRGRGMRSRGRGGFTSDRGFQFVSSSLPDICYRCGESGHLAKDCDLQEDEACYNCGRGGHIAKDCKEPKREREQCCYNCGKPGHLARDCDHADEQKCYSCGEFGHIQKDCTKVKCYRCGETGHVAINCSKTSEVNCYRCGESGHLARECTIEATA; translated from the exons ATGAGCAGCAACGAATGCTTCAAGTGTGGACGATCTGGCCACTGGGCCAGGGAATGCCCTACTGGTGGAGGTCGGGGTCGTGGAATGAGAAGCCGAGGCAGAGGTGGTTTTACCTCGGATAGAG GGTTCCAGTTTGTTTCCTCATCTCTTCCTGATATCTGTTACCGCTGTGGTGAGTCTGGTCATCTTGCCAAGGATTGTGATCTTCAGGAGGATG AAGCCTGCTATAACTGCGGTAGAGGTGGCCACATTGCCAAGGACTGCAAGGAGCCCAAGAGAGAGCGAGAGCAGTGCTGCTACAACTGTGGCAAGCCAGGCCATCTGGCTCGTGACTGTGACCACGCGGATGAGCAGAAGTGCTATTCTTGTGGTGAATTTGGACATATTCAAAAAGACTGCACCAAGGTGAAGTGCTATAG gtGTGGTGAAACTGGTCATGTAGCCATCAATTGCAGCAAGACAAGTGAAGTCAACTGTTACCGCTGTGGCGAGTCAGGGCATCTTGCACGGGAATGCACAATTGAGGCTACAGcctaa
- the LOC118579927 gene encoding cellular nucleic acid-binding protein isoform X3 yields the protein MSSNECFKCGRSGHWARECPTGGGRGRGMRSRGRGFQFVSSSLPDICYRCGESGHLAKDCDLQEDEACYNCGRGGHIAKDCKEPKREREQCCYNCGKPGHLARDCDHADEQKCYSCGEFGHIQKDCTKVKCYRCGETGHVAINCSKTSEVNCYRCGESGHLARECTIEATA from the exons ATGAGCAGCAACGAATGCTTCAAGTGTGGACGATCTGGCCACTGGGCCAGGGAATGCCCTACTGGTGGAGGTCGGGGTCGTGGAATGAGAAGCCGAGGCAGAG GGTTCCAGTTTGTTTCCTCATCTCTTCCTGATATCTGTTACCGCTGTGGTGAGTCTGGTCATCTTGCCAAGGATTGTGATCTTCAGGAGGATG AAGCCTGCTATAACTGCGGTAGAGGTGGCCACATTGCCAAGGACTGCAAGGAGCCCAAGAGAGAGCGAGAGCAGTGCTGCTACAACTGTGGCAAGCCAGGCCATCTGGCTCGTGACTGTGACCACGCGGATGAGCAGAAGTGCTATTCTTGTGGTGAATTTGGACATATTCAAAAAGACTGCACCAAGGTGAAGTGCTATAG gtGTGGTGAAACTGGTCATGTAGCCATCAATTGCAGCAAGACAAGTGAAGTCAACTGTTACCGCTGTGGCGAGTCAGGGCATCTTGCACGGGAATGCACAATTGAGGCTACAGcctaa